TTCATGTTGTGCTTAATTGTAGTCAATTACTATATGAGGCAGGATATTTTTCACTTATATGTAACTAAACAtcaatacaattattattttaaatttttttgtagttgtagatgggcataatggctttattttatttgtttatttttatgtgatgctgaggattgaacccagtgcctcacacatgctaggcaagcactctaccattgagctgtagccccagccctcaatgcAATTATAACATATATTAAAGGGACCttacaattcaatttttaaatgaaacactTATACAAATAGCAACCTCTCCAAGCACTTCTTTAATGCTCTTTTAGAATAATCCAGCTTTTTATGAACCATCTTTGAGCATTATAGATGAGTACCAGAGGAAGCTAGGAAACACTTGAAATTCATAACATAACCTTCATAACAGAAGTAAAGAGACTATTACATAGACATGCATAAGTCTCCATCCCTATTTTtggtgagtgtgtatgtgtgtgtgagagatctCAACAGAACCTTGTTATTAAACCTATACATCACATCCTGTTCTTTTTAGAGTTAGTATTTAATCAAAGTAACAATTAAGTATATGTTTAAGGAGACAGATGTTTTCTAGAGTTTTAAGATTTGAATTTTGGATAGCATAATATGGATAGTCCTTAAAGATCTAATTATGCTGTGCCTCTGTGTATAAATGCTTATTCAATGCTTTTCAagtgaatgaaagagaaaataagtgaaaaaatgaaataactgaTTTTTAACTTTGATAACATTCTATACCATAGGTTATCCAGTTTCAACCCTAAAAATCTTCCCTAGATTTTGATTTGTTAGCTCAACCTAGGCCTCTTATTTGAGAGCACCCATGATTAGATGATTTTTGCAAACAGTGCTCTGTCAATTatctttaataaattttgttataaatCTTCATTGTTGTGATAATAAGTAATGATAAGGTTTCTGTTTTGTAGATAGTGGTGTAATGGTAACAtgcaaagacaaaaaagaaacaaataaaaaactttagtCTCTGCCCTTTTAATCAGCTATGCCTAGACATTATTACACTTCATACTGGAAATTGGAACCATAAAATGCCAACTTGGTCATACAAGGTTGTTACTAAGAGCTTTGGGGCTTAAAATCAATCATCAGGGATAGAAACTGCTTCATCATAGTAATTAGATGATTGTATACAATCTGACATGTAAAGAGTGTCCATAACCattagcagaataaaatagactttactattgctgtgtgtatatacatgactgcatgaccaatgtgattctgcaacctatacactcagaaaaatgagaaattataccccatctgattcacatgtacgatatgtcaagatcattgtactgtcatgtgtaactaattaaaacaaattaaaaaataaaaaaatttataaaagagtgTCCATAACCATCAAACCAGACTACAAACACAATCATTCGGCTAGAAGGTGAGGGTTCTTCACCTAATGAAGGTGAAGAACATGGTCATTGCAGATGGATGTATGACTTTTTGCTGTCTGGTGGCCTGTGTGCATAGGTTGTATTTCATAAATGTGCAATAATTTCACGTTTTCTAtttctagaacaaataaaaactacatattacagaaaatataaaagacttGGAACAGTTTTTATCTGCAGAAGCAGATAATCCAATCTGTTTTCTTCGGAATGTACTTGTCAGACTGATATTtggacctcctcctcctcctcctcctcctcctcctcctcctcctcctcctccttctcctcctccttctcctcctcctcctccttctcctcctccttctcctcctcctccttctcctcctccttgagaatctttttttttttttaactattttagttgtaggccacaatacctttatcttatctagttatttatgtggtgctgaggatcaaacccagggagtCACACatgtaggcgagcgctctactgctgagccacgaccctagcactcttttgagaatttttttttttttttagttgtagatggacccaatatctttattttatttatttatttttatgtggtgctgagtaccaaacccagtgcctttcatatacaaggcaagtgctctaccactgaggcacagccccagtccctcttTTGAGAATCTTAATGGAATGAGATTAAGCAGCAGCGGGTGTCATTCATGTATGCATTCCTTGGGGCTGTGGCTATGGCATTCCTTTATCCAATGTGTATCTGAGAACCTCCAGATGTGGTAGGCACTATGCTATATCACTATGCTAGTCATGGAGATAGCCTTCTGGTAGCAGACAGATAATACACAGTAAGGTACAAAGAATGGCAGCTCCCACACAGAAACAAGGTAATGCAATAGAGAACAACTCTGAGCTCTATgaaagggaggtggggaggggagctaCGTTTGTAAGGAAAGGCCTCTATGAAGTAGTGACAGCTGCACTGAGACCTAAAAATTGACAAGGAGGCAAACACATGAGGCAAAAGCAAAGGCCCTGAGATGCAAGTTAGTTAGTCCTGTTTGTGAAACTCTGGTGTGTTGGGCCTAGTGTGACTGGAACAGGTGGAAAATGGAGACAGTGGTCAGAACTGAACTTGGAGAGGTCATTTAGATGTTAATAAAGAGTTCTAATTTTGTCCTAAGTATGATATGGAACCACTGGAAGGTTTTACCTGGATAGATTTGGATTTTTCAAAAGATCATAATCAGGTTTTGATGTTATCAGCTTTGGTCAAATTAAGACCTTTGGCATCCTCAGGTGCTGCAATGGTAAGGTCTTCCCCAATTTGTAAgctaatatatatttaagatgtaaGTATAAGGACCTTCAAGAAACTTCTGATATTtccttaaagattttttaaaaaaagaataattccataatttttttaaaaagaataatttaaatttcagaataattccaaaattttccctctttttcttttcttctttttttctctcttcttccctcctcacccatctttctctctcccttattcattcattcattcattccttccctcctttctttctccttctgttgCTAGTACACACTTGGTGCCTAGTGGGTTATCAGGCCCAAACTTGACAAGGATGTCCAAAGCACTGGGGACCACTGTAAGCTGGCTCTGCAGATAAACTGTCTCTCTAGAACCTTCTCCAATGAAAGGACCagtagaaaataggaaaacaagttATTTAAGGTTCCTTCTAAATCCCCTGTTGGCAGTAGAACATTTGCTGATGAGGGAACATCATTCTAGCCAGACTGACAGCTCCTTAGGGGCAGCTGGGCCCCTCACTCTTTGCATTCCCTACCTTAGCCCAGCACAGATTacaccagcttttttttttttttcaaaatagaattcACTTTCATACTATGAATATGAAATGGGAAATTGTTCTGTGCTCTTCCTTGAAAactgtgggaaaaaaatacatggcAGCTTAGgtgtttaatattaaaaagtaacatGACAATGAAGACAACTATACCCACTGCACACAAAGGAGCCTCCTTACAATAAATGCTCCAGAGCATTGCAATTCTCTTATGACTGCCTTTGGTGTAGTATGGGATGCTCATgaattcataaattaatttttaacatcAACTACAGACTAACAAATGACAATTAGATACAGTAAGTTAGATACTCAAATCAGAAGCAAAGAATACACCAgcttttgaataataattttaaaagaaaaaaaaagtaaaaactattcTCATCAAATCTATTCCTAGTTAGGAAAGTGTATCTTAAAAGTAACTACAGTAGCTGAAGGAATTGGAAATATAAACCATACCAAAAAGCAGGTCTTGAAGGAACAATACTAAAAATAGTATATTCAAACAAATTGCATGGAGATTTGGATTGAAAAAGAACACAGAACACTATGAGCAAACTGAAACTGCCTTGGATTAATCAGAAGCTCTTGGAGGGGCAGAGAATTTCCTTTGATTATCTGCTCCAACCTCACAGTCTGCAACATTGTCCAGAacataaatacttattaaatgaataaatgtgctGTCctgttagaaaaagaaataaaagaatacaattatctttttcttctattagaagttgatttgagttctttttaacTTGTTCTAATTGTAGCACTAAAGAAAACATCTCTTATGCAGCtgtaagtaatttattttatgcAGAGCACTGCcaaaacatgatattttaatcccattagggatagAGAACAGAATGCAAATAGTTCTCTTTCTCATGACTTGAGGCCTTGTTCACTAGCCCTGTAGGTCTCTGGTGCTAGAGATGCCTGGATGTATCCACATGACATCTGGCTGTCTCCacagaaacaaatttattttgctaATTTAATACTTCTTGGTGAACTATTAATAACTAGTTGTTTCTCAGAGATAGTTTTCTCTAACTCTATGAATATTCCCAGTGATGTAAAGAcaagtaaaatatcaaaaagaaaaagacccataTTTGAATAGTAAGTTAGCATAATGGTGGAACAATCAGATATCACTGATGGCAACATActttctaaaacagaaattgattcAGTtctgttccataaatatttatttagagactgcTATGTGCTAAGCAACATAATAGTCACTGGAGATACAAAGTTGAAAGGGACATAGATTGTCAAGTACTTCAGTCTTTGCTTAAAGTGTGGATGGAGTCAGTTTGTGAAGATTGCATTTATCTCATCAttacttaaataattattaaatagttACTAAGTGTCAATTTTTCAGATATATTCTGAGAATATAATAAATAACACTTCCTTCAGGTCAGAGAATTAAAATGCCCTTGAGTTCTGGGACTATGTGAAGGAAAGAAacgaaatgtttttgttttgtaccagagattgaacccaggggtgcttaaccacagagccacatgcccagtctcttttttctcttttatttagagacagggtctcactgaattacttagggccttgctaaattgctgaggctgtctttgaacttgagatcctcctgcctcagtcttagcctctgggattataggcatgtgccaccatgccctgagAAACTATGTATTTTGACGAGttattatgtgccagacacaTTTAGAAGGGCATCCCTATCTATTCTTTCTAAATAGCATCCACTCCTACCCCTTATCACACCCTTGCTCACTTTTCCTCCCCCAtcatgcttcatttttcttaattccCTAAGCCCCACCTGACATTATCATTGCTCTAGCCCCAGTTCTGAATAGTAGCAGGCACATAGTAGGTTTGGAGTAGTCATTGCATGAATGAATGACAGGTGGGAATTCTGATTTTACTAAATGAGACCAAGATTTATAACTTAAAGAATTTGTCCATGATTTTGTAACTCTTAAGCCACAAATATGAGATTTAAATTTAGGTGTGACAGCAATGTTGAAGTTTTTTCTACAGGCAGTCCTATAGATGCATATATCTTTACAGAGTTACTAATTAGTCTTTCTAGATAAACACTGATAGTGAAAGTCATTCAGCTCAGAGTTACAGAGAAGTTCTTACCCTCAAGAGCCTGATCTATTTAGGAAGAAAATTTCTGGAAATCCAGTGACAAGCACCAAGCAGCATCTAAGTGTGGAAAGAAACTCAGGGGCAATAAGTGGGAAGAAGGGAATGCTGAGGAAAGCTTTCTCTTGGCGGAGTCTGTTGTTTGAggaatacaataaatatttcttcaaagtatAGGACTATCTACATCCCTCTCTCCAGACTTTGAGTCGGAGTCCCTCTTCCCATTTAGTGCTAAAGTAGAGTAATTCTCCCCACTTTGAGCAGAGGGGAGATAGTGGAAAGTAACAGAAGAAAGGCACGTTAGGGAGGGAGTTAGAAGGTTTATGGGCTTACCAAGAAGTGAAAACATAGAGAAAAACTGTTGTAGGAACTGAGATAGTTTtgcccaaaaaagagaaaaaacgtGGAGGTCGGGGTGGGAAGTTCTAATTTCAAACAGCTTCCCTATGGGAAAAGTTTGGTGAGTGCCCCTACTCTTCCTTGGTAAATATTTCAACTTTCCTGCACTTGAAGAACTGACTTCTTTTCCTTGAGGACAGGGTTTAGATGGATTTAAGCTTTTTGCATAAACGGTggaagcaaaaaccaaaaacctgaaACACAAATCTTGATACGaagagatatttaataaatgaacagCACAAGCTGTCTCAGGAGGTTGTGAGCCTGCACACTTCAGAGTTTTCAAACCCAACCAGGCCACTCCCTGGGGAATCAGTTCCCCTGGCCCCCTGGTCCTGGGTCACCCGCGGGGCGGGGACAGCAAGCCAGAGGGAGCTCAAGTCGTCAGTCCCAGCTGCAGATCCCGGGTTCCCCAGGTCGGGGTGGGCTGGAGGGAGATCGCTCTGGTGAATCAGTGGGTGCGGGTGCGGCTGGCGGTACGGTACGGGAAAAGCACGCAGCATGCTCTCCGCTGTCGGGAGCCTTCTGCGCTTGGGCTCCGGGTGCGCGGTCCGCTGCGTCCCAGGGGCGTCTCCAGCAGCCTCTCGGCTGCGGGTAACCACTCTCCAGCTCTGTGGTCTCCCTCGCTACTTCAGTGGTGAGACTCGCAGCGATCCTGATGCCCAAAGTCATGGTGAGCCAGTGAAAAGGAGGGACTGTCCTGGGAAAAGGGGGACTAAGGGAGGCTGGGCGAGGGGCCCAGGGCTGAGGGTCGAGGCTTGATGGCGCTTATCCTCGGTGCCTTGGGGCCCTCATTACCTCTGTCCTTCTTTGTCGCTTTTGCTGCAGGGAAGGTTCACAGGGTCCTCGCCCAGCACAAGCCCACACAATTCGACAAGAAAATCCTGGTGTGGACCGGCCGTTTCAAATCGATAGAGGAGATCCCGCCTCGGGTTCCGTAAGTGTGGCGGGTGTCGCGGCCCAGGTTTCGGGAGGCCATACCCTGGGGCCAAGGAGCAGGGCCAGTTTTTCACACTCACACCCGCCACCTTAAGAAAATTACTACCCCCACCTCCGATGCATCAAATCCCTTGACTGGACAGTGGGCAGCTAAATTTATAGGGAGATTGCAGAAGTTGCAGATTTCGGAAAACCACTGGACACTTCTATTATGCCCACGTACCCAGAGCTCCCAGATCATTTAAGCCAAACACAAGGCACGGTTCTCGCCAGCACCCTGGTGACTTCGGGGGGCGCCAGAGAGCGAGAAGGGGCCCTGAGCTTGAGGAGTCGCCGCTAAATCAAGGAAAAAGTTCCCTGATCATAGCTTATGGGGTTGCTGGAGGGTCTCTGGGAAGAATCCTCATCCAGGCAGCCTCCTCCTCTGCGGAGGGAGACTGCCTGTGGTGAACGTGATTCTGCAGCCCTCTGGGTACCAGGTTTACTGGAGTTGCAACACATAGAAGTATCCTCATTGTCCTAAGCCCATCAAGACGGTGGCTAAATGATAAAACTCAAAACTAGCAACTTCCCAGCCAGGGTAATGTAACCtctaaaaaataagtacatgtaACTTGCAAAAAACCATCATTACATCATTTCAGTTAATGCCACCACCACTCCACGCTACCCCCACCAAATTTACAGGACTTTTACAAGAGAAGGTTTTGtacaaaagagaaggaaactaaGAATAAAATCAATCTGCTAGTTTTAAAACTGAtcattaaaaaataggaaatctgAAACGACAATGCTGAAAAGAATTAGAGGTATTCTATATATTGTATTTTACTCATTAGAATGCTCATTAGAATACATAGATGATGAAAACGGGGTCTGTGTCTTGTTCTTCACACATCGCTTTTAGTTTTGTTGCTCCTTAGTTTACCAGTTACTCAAAGCACCTCAAATaaatgggggagaaaaaaaacatgTGGTGGAAAAATGTATTCTCAACAATGAATTCTGaagcatttttattcctttttggattcagagtttttaaaataggaaatgaacATGAAATTGAAATAACATGGCTTTTGGAGcctatttctgtatttattcaaCAGTAGAGACATTTGCTGttattataaaacaaatcttGTTTTGCTTGGTATGAAGATTGTAAAAAAGCAGCCCACTGTAAATTAATGCTTATTAAGAGATCCTATGCTTAATTCAGTATTAACATAGCTAAATGTGGGAAGAGAACCATTTtaccaaaataatttaatttcctaAGGATTACAGTCAAAAGACATATTATGAACAGGAGCATTTAACAATGAACAAGGTGCCatgtttgtagttgtagatgttTGTAGTTTTAGACAAATTTTTAGTCTTGCTATTTAGGAGGGATATTCCTGCTGTTAGTTCTGAAATATAAACAACTTTCCCCTTTTTATGCTCTTAATGGACATGTAATTAAGTGACCTATAATTTTTGTACCATACACTAATTCTATTTAATAACCAtgctattttttaagtttttgctgTGTTAAACTAATTTGATAAaatagttcaaagccagatgGATAGGTCAAAAAGATAAGATCTTTTAAGTTCCATCTGGAACAAAAGGTAGCAggaaataaaatctaataatGTCTCCATGGACACTAATTGAACCTGTTCACAACTAACAtcttaaaatttatgttattCTGCCCAGAAATCTAAGGAAAATAAGCTTTATATTGCTTTCTGTAACCTTTCAATTAGTAGAAAagttagtttttcatttttaagaggaATTGTAACTTGTCTTCCTGGAGAAATTTTAATGTAACTGCCCTGTATTTAAATTTGACATTAGGTAGAAAAGAATGTCATTGAACATATTCTCAAGAATCAAGTACTTTgattatgcatatttataaacTGCCACTTCATATTATTGCAAATTTCAAAGTTTACAGTTAATTTCAATATAAAAGTTCTCTATCCATGATTCTTCTTGTAACATTACTTTGTAATTAGTGTTGCTAAAATCCTGGACAACTAGAATGTATCTATTAATAAGATAGCCCAGTACTTTAATGACTATATCAAActtcagaataataaaaaatgaaggtgcctttgtttttttctttaacaaattattataatttggGTCACTTCTTTTAAACTTTCTGCAAAAGTCATGAAGGAAACATCCTTTTTCTAATAGTCATTCATAATATAATAGTGTCTTTGGGTAATAGGATAGGAGGGGCAGGAAGAGATTGGAGCTGGGTACTatggtggtggtgcacacttgtaatcccagtgactagggaggatgaggcagaaggatcataaattcaaagtaagcctaggcaacttaacaagaccctgtatgcacataaaatataagaagggttggggatgtagcttagaggttaagcatccctgggttcaatccccagtacagagagagagagagagagagagagagaaagagagagagagattttgattGGAAGGCTAGTGAAAAAAGCAAAGTGTTGAAAGTGAGTTTTAAAGACTAACCCATTTAAATGAAAACCCAAGGCCTATTTAACATATAAGCTAAATTAATATGAATCATAGACATACACAGGCTGTAACCCTTATTCCTTTTGGTGAACAAAAACCACAGTTGGACCATAATCtcttgtatttatattttgagcaATTAGAAACTAAATATACTAGACAGTGATCTCATAGTGGTTAATTATT
Above is a genomic segment from Urocitellus parryii isolate mUroPar1 chromosome 8, mUroPar1.hap1, whole genome shotgun sequence containing:
- the Fam162b gene encoding protein FAM162B — encoded protein: MLSAVGSLLRLGSGCAVRCVPGASPAASRLRVTTLQLCGLPRYFSGETRSDPDAQSHGKVHRVLAQHKPTQFDKKILVWTGRFKSIEEIPPRVPPEMIDAARNKARVKACYIMIGLTIIACFAVIASAKRAAERHESLTSWNLAKKAKWREEAALAAQDKAK